A stretch of the Agelaius phoeniceus isolate bAgePho1 chromosome 1, bAgePho1.hap1, whole genome shotgun sequence genome encodes the following:
- the PARP10 gene encoding protein mono-ADP-ribosyltransferase PARP10 isoform X4, producing MAGGVLEVRGVPPDAPEELLVLYFESRRRSGGGPVQSCQRLGPLLFLTFEDPQDAERVLQRPHRLQDTVLELTPHFPFLELLEENTDVPLDAVPAPDRASPPDVEPLLVREPLLDTDCPPDSVPSSDPTVAHTNPTPDTAPAPAAPASHPGPGQPPNTFPSRDKDTEGFRAVPSQAQAPRPLSVVVPEPVPAVSVQDEVLVPAEPGAVRYLQQHYQDMLSSVPEVSLLPLEGGDISGFRVSGEPGRCQAVADFLQSLLDSVASHPAALRFPGVARFLWDVAGQSLLQQLESRFQCVIQLDGEPWSPPDPQLELEELLPPSREPRPHSWHQDLPEGHNAAADGDGDGGGHGFHSSAEEIQEVLAALRPSDTDSRGSPDPWPDTVPGDERDPNAAFICAAGGDGAKELLLDTGVEEEEEEVQMALAIQYSMDHARHEQEELARATALSLRSYSREQEQEQAQEDARLLAALEASLEEVLQAADAARVTVFCSSERDASAAARELERALAEQQRAQDVASERLRALPAAGHCALALLRCRHAVQLSLRGDTATLRGFADYTAPAARELASLLHRLPLPGQCQGSAMTRSAATAATAATAATAHWVRWDPSGTAVLYAPEAAALLEQAWSRQEHRLDLVLDGRPFTVDLEHMEEFDIGSARAVPVSRSQPPLDSTFFLLAGPEVAGLEEEVRLMALAEDSEEFADTVRHFCSTLEELHSQISVVQVQKLIHPVLYKQYQLKKGSVKRACAAGTTVERVLFHGTTKASSCEICLHGFNRSFCGKNATLYGCGVYFAARAAISARDRYSPPSANGTKFIFVAKVLTGEFAAGQPGLQAPPLREGSAAPRRFHSVVDDPRQPDIFVIFNDTQAYPQYLITCRSRHGGPL from the exons ATGGCCGGGGGGGTGCTGGAGGTGCGGGGGGTCCCCCCCGACGCCCccgaggagctgctggtgctgtacTTCGAGAGCCGGCGGCGCTCGGGCGGGGGGCCCGTGCAGAGCTGCCAGCGCCTCgggcccctcctcttcctcaccttCGAGGACCCCCAGG ACGCAGAGCGGGTGCTGCAGAGGCCACACCGGCTTCAGGACACGGTGCTGGAGCTCACTCCCCACTTTCccttcctggagctgctggaggagaacACGGACGTGCCCCTGGATGCTGTCCCCGCTCCGGACAGGGCCTCTCCTCCTGACGTGGAGCCCCTGCTGGTCAGGGAGCCCTTGCTGGACACAGATTGCCCGCCGGACTCAGTGCCATCCTCAGACCCCACCGTGGCACACACGAACCCCACACCAGACACAGCGCCAGCACCGGCAGCACCAGCATCACACCCAGGGCCGGGGCAGCCCCCAAACACCTTCCCcagcagggacaaggacacAGAGGGgttcagggctgtgcccagccaggcCCAAGCCCCCAGGCCCCTGTCAGTGGTGGTGCCAGAGCCGGTGCCAGCGGTGTCGGTGCAGGATGAGGTGCTGGTGCCAGCGGAGCCGGGAGCCGTGCGCTACCTGCAGCAGCACTACCAGGACATGCTCAGCAGCGTCCCCgaagtgtccctgctgccactggAGGGGGGGGACATCTCTGGGTTCCGG GTGAGCGGGGAGCCAGGCCGGTGCCAGGCCGTGGCGGATttcctgcagagcctgctggaCTCTGTGGCCTCGCACCCCGCAGCCCTGCGCTTCCCTGGCGTTGCCCGCTTCCTGTGGGACGTGGCtgggcagagcctcctgcagcagctggagagccGCTTCCAGTGCGTCATCCAGCTGGACGGTGAACCCTGGAGCCCTCCAGATCCCCAG ctggagctggaggagctgctgcccccaAGCAGGGAGCCTCGGCCACACTCCTGGCACCAGGACCTGCCTGAGGGCCACAATGCCGCTGCTGATGGCGATGGTGATGGTGGTGGCCACGGCTTCCATTCCAGCGCAG aggAGATccaggaggtgctggcagcGCTGCGCCCGAGTGACACCGACAGCCGTGGCAGCCCCGACCCGTGGCCTGACACCGTCCCTGGTGATGAGCGGGACCCCAACGCCGCGTTCATCTGTGCGGCCGGTGGGGACGGTgccaaggagctgctgttggacaccggcgtggaggaggaggaggaggaggtgcagATGGCTCTGGCCATCCAGTACTCCATGGACCACGCGAGACacgagcaggaggagctggcgCGCGCCACGGCTCTGTCCCTGCGCTCCTACAGccgggagcaggagcaggagcaggctcAGGAGGATGCCAGGCTGCTGGCCGCGCTGGAGGCCTCGCtggaggaggtgctgcaggcGGCGGACGCGGCGCGGGTGACGGTGTTCTGCTCCTCCGAGCGGGACGCCTCGGCGGCGGCGCGGGAGCTGGAGCGGGCGCTGGCGGAGCAGCAGCGGGCGCAGGACGTGGCAAGCGAGCGGCTGCGGGCGCTGCCGGCCGCCGGCCACTGCGCGCTGGCCCTGCTGCGGTGCCGGCACGCCGTGCAGCTCAGCCTGCGCGGGGACACCGCCACGCTGCGCGGCTTCGCCGACTACACGGCCCCAGCCGCCCGAGAGCTCGCCTCGCTGCTCCACCGCCTGCCAttgccagggcagtgccagggcagtgccatgACCCGCTCCGCTGCCACCGCTGccaccgccgccaccgccgccacTGCGCACTGGGTGCGCTGGGACCCCTCTGGCACCGCTGTCCTCTACGCCCCCGAGGCAGCGGCGCTGCTGGAGCAGGCCTGGTCGCGCCAGGAGCACCGGCTGGATCTGGTGCTGGATGGGCGACCCTTCACCGTGGATTTGGAGCACATGGAGGAGTTCGACATCGGCAGTGCCCGCGCCGTGCCCGTCTCCCGCAGCCAGCCCCCGCTGGACAGCACCTTCTTCCTGCTCG CAGGGCCAGaggtggctgggctggaggaggaggtgcGGCTGATGGCGCTGGCTGAGGACTCAGAGGAGTTCGCTGACACAGTGCGCCACTTCTGCAGCActctggaggagctgcacagccagATCAGCGTCgtgcag GTGCAGAAGCTGATCCATCCAGTGCTGTACAAGCAGTACCAGCTGAAGAAGGGCAGCGTGAAGCGCGCCTGCGCCGCCGGCACCACCGTGGAGCGCGTCCTCTTCCACGGCACCACCAAGGCCTCCAGCTGCGAGATCTGCCTGCACGGCTTCAACCGCAGCTTCTGCGGGAAGAACG CCACGCTCTACGGCTGCGGCGTTTACTTCGCGGCGCGCGCGGCCATCTCGGCGCGGGACCGCTACTCGCCGCCCAGCGCCAACGGCACCAAGTTCATCTTCGTGGCCAAGGTGCTGACCGGGGAGTTCGCGGCCGGGCAGCCGGGGCTGCAGGCACCCCCTCTGCGCGAGGGCTCCGCGGCGCCCCGGCGCTTCCACAGCGTGGTGGATGACCCGCGGCAGCCCGACATCTTCGTCATCTTCAACGACACCCAGGCCTACCCGCAGTACCTCATCACCTGCCGCAGCCGCCACGGGGGCCCCCTCTGA
- the PARP10 gene encoding protein mono-ADP-ribosyltransferase PARP10 isoform X3, which produces MAGGVLEVRGVPPDAPEELLVLYFESRRRSGGGPVQSCQRLGPLLFLTFEDPQDAQNVLAHGSHRLGGAELGVRPAPPWDPCHLLLRGLEPGTPSEHLGTLLGVSPGTVTLCQRSVPGWSLLRLQDPLSPPDAERVLQRPHRLQDTVLELTPHFPFLELLEENTDVPLDAVPAPDRASPPDVEPLLVREPLLDTDCPPDSVPSSDPTVAHTNPTPDTAPAPAAPASHPGPGQPPNTFPSRDKDTEGFRAVPSQAQAPRPLSVVVPEPVPAVSVQDEVLVPAEPGAVRYLQQHYQDMLSSVPEVSLLPLEGGDISGFRVSGEPGRCQAVADFLQSLLDSVASHPAALRFPGVARFLWDVAGQSLLQQLESRFQCVIQLDGEPWSPPDPQLELEELLPPSREPRPHSWHQDLPEGHNAAADGDGDGGGHGFHSSAEEIQEVLAALRPSDTDSRGSPDPWPDTVPGDERDPNAAFICAAGGDGAKELLLDTGVEEEEEEVQMALAIQYSMDHARHEQEELARATALSLRSYSREQEQEQAQEDARLLAALEASLEEVLQAADAARVTVFCSSERDASAAARELERALAEQQRAQDVASERLRALPAAGHCALALLRCRHAVQLSLRGDTATLRGFADYTAPAARELASLLHRLPLPGQCQGSAMTRSAATAATAATAATAHWVRWDPSGTAVLYAPEAAALLEQAWSRQEHRLDLVLDGRPFTVDLEHMEEFDIGSARAVPVSRSQPPLDSTFFLLAGPEVAGLEEEVRLMALAEDSEEFADTVRHFCSTLEELHSQISVVQVQKLIHPVLYKQYQLKKGSVKRACAAGTTVERVLFHGTTKASSCEICLHGFNRSFCGKNATLYGCGVYFAARAAISARDRYSPPSANGTKFIFVAKVLTGEFAAGQPGLQAPPLREGSAAPRRFHSVVDDPRQPDIFVIFNDTQAYPQYLITCRSRHGGPL; this is translated from the exons ATGGCCGGGGGGGTGCTGGAGGTGCGGGGGGTCCCCCCCGACGCCCccgaggagctgctggtgctgtacTTCGAGAGCCGGCGGCGCTCGGGCGGGGGGCCCGTGCAGAGCTGCCAGCGCCTCgggcccctcctcttcctcaccttCGAGGACCCCCAGG ATGCACAGAACGTGTTGGCCCACGGCAGCCACAGGCTCGGGGGGGCCGAGCTGGGGGTGCGCCCGGCccccccctgggacccctgccACCTGCTGCTGCGGGGTCTGGAGCCCGGGACCCCCTCTGAGCACCTGGGGACCCTGCTGGGGGTGTCccctggcactgtcaccctgtGCCAGCGCTCGGTGCCCGGCTGGAGCCTGCTGCGGCTGCAggaccccctgagccccccag ACGCAGAGCGGGTGCTGCAGAGGCCACACCGGCTTCAGGACACGGTGCTGGAGCTCACTCCCCACTTTCccttcctggagctgctggaggagaacACGGACGTGCCCCTGGATGCTGTCCCCGCTCCGGACAGGGCCTCTCCTCCTGACGTGGAGCCCCTGCTGGTCAGGGAGCCCTTGCTGGACACAGATTGCCCGCCGGACTCAGTGCCATCCTCAGACCCCACCGTGGCACACACGAACCCCACACCAGACACAGCGCCAGCACCGGCAGCACCAGCATCACACCCAGGGCCGGGGCAGCCCCCAAACACCTTCCCcagcagggacaaggacacAGAGGGgttcagggctgtgcccagccaggcCCAAGCCCCCAGGCCCCTGTCAGTGGTGGTGCCAGAGCCGGTGCCAGCGGTGTCGGTGCAGGATGAGGTGCTGGTGCCAGCGGAGCCGGGAGCCGTGCGCTACCTGCAGCAGCACTACCAGGACATGCTCAGCAGCGTCCCCgaagtgtccctgctgccactggAGGGGGGGGACATCTCTGGGTTCCGG GTGAGCGGGGAGCCAGGCCGGTGCCAGGCCGTGGCGGATttcctgcagagcctgctggaCTCTGTGGCCTCGCACCCCGCAGCCCTGCGCTTCCCTGGCGTTGCCCGCTTCCTGTGGGACGTGGCtgggcagagcctcctgcagcagctggagagccGCTTCCAGTGCGTCATCCAGCTGGACGGTGAACCCTGGAGCCCTCCAGATCCCCAG ctggagctggaggagctgctgcccccaAGCAGGGAGCCTCGGCCACACTCCTGGCACCAGGACCTGCCTGAGGGCCACAATGCCGCTGCTGATGGCGATGGTGATGGTGGTGGCCACGGCTTCCATTCCAGCGCAG aggAGATccaggaggtgctggcagcGCTGCGCCCGAGTGACACCGACAGCCGTGGCAGCCCCGACCCGTGGCCTGACACCGTCCCTGGTGATGAGCGGGACCCCAACGCCGCGTTCATCTGTGCGGCCGGTGGGGACGGTgccaaggagctgctgttggacaccggcgtggaggaggaggaggaggaggtgcagATGGCTCTGGCCATCCAGTACTCCATGGACCACGCGAGACacgagcaggaggagctggcgCGCGCCACGGCTCTGTCCCTGCGCTCCTACAGccgggagcaggagcaggagcaggctcAGGAGGATGCCAGGCTGCTGGCCGCGCTGGAGGCCTCGCtggaggaggtgctgcaggcGGCGGACGCGGCGCGGGTGACGGTGTTCTGCTCCTCCGAGCGGGACGCCTCGGCGGCGGCGCGGGAGCTGGAGCGGGCGCTGGCGGAGCAGCAGCGGGCGCAGGACGTGGCAAGCGAGCGGCTGCGGGCGCTGCCGGCCGCCGGCCACTGCGCGCTGGCCCTGCTGCGGTGCCGGCACGCCGTGCAGCTCAGCCTGCGCGGGGACACCGCCACGCTGCGCGGCTTCGCCGACTACACGGCCCCAGCCGCCCGAGAGCTCGCCTCGCTGCTCCACCGCCTGCCAttgccagggcagtgccagggcagtgccatgACCCGCTCCGCTGCCACCGCTGccaccgccgccaccgccgccacTGCGCACTGGGTGCGCTGGGACCCCTCTGGCACCGCTGTCCTCTACGCCCCCGAGGCAGCGGCGCTGCTGGAGCAGGCCTGGTCGCGCCAGGAGCACCGGCTGGATCTGGTGCTGGATGGGCGACCCTTCACCGTGGATTTGGAGCACATGGAGGAGTTCGACATCGGCAGTGCCCGCGCCGTGCCCGTCTCCCGCAGCCAGCCCCCGCTGGACAGCACCTTCTTCCTGCTCG CAGGGCCAGaggtggctgggctggaggaggaggtgcGGCTGATGGCGCTGGCTGAGGACTCAGAGGAGTTCGCTGACACAGTGCGCCACTTCTGCAGCActctggaggagctgcacagccagATCAGCGTCgtgcag GTGCAGAAGCTGATCCATCCAGTGCTGTACAAGCAGTACCAGCTGAAGAAGGGCAGCGTGAAGCGCGCCTGCGCCGCCGGCACCACCGTGGAGCGCGTCCTCTTCCACGGCACCACCAAGGCCTCCAGCTGCGAGATCTGCCTGCACGGCTTCAACCGCAGCTTCTGCGGGAAGAACG CCACGCTCTACGGCTGCGGCGTTTACTTCGCGGCGCGCGCGGCCATCTCGGCGCGGGACCGCTACTCGCCGCCCAGCGCCAACGGCACCAAGTTCATCTTCGTGGCCAAGGTGCTGACCGGGGAGTTCGCGGCCGGGCAGCCGGGGCTGCAGGCACCCCCTCTGCGCGAGGGCTCCGCGGCGCCCCGGCGCTTCCACAGCGTGGTGGATGACCCGCGGCAGCCCGACATCTTCGTCATCTTCAACGACACCCAGGCCTACCCGCAGTACCTCATCACCTGCCGCAGCCGCCACGGGGGCCCCCTCTGA
- the PARP10 gene encoding protein mono-ADP-ribosyltransferase PARP10 isoform X1: protein MAGGVLEVRGVPPDAPEELLVLYFESRRRSGGGPVQSCQRLGPLLFLTFEDPQDAQNVLAHGSHRLGGAELGVRPAPPWDPCHLLLRGLEPGTPSEHLGTLLGVSPGTVTLCQRSVPGWSLLRLQDPLSPPELASAEQRARRQGLALLRVPRSPAVLVRAAGPVLGRDLLELYFENRRSGGGRVSDVRLLPGGRGAIVTFQEPADAERVLQRPHRLQDTVLELTPHFPFLELLEENTDVPLDAVPAPDRASPPDVEPLLVREPLLDTDCPPDSVPSSDPTVAHTNPTPDTAPAPAAPASHPGPGQPPNTFPSRDKDTEGFRAVPSQAQAPRPLSVVVPEPVPAVSVQDEVLVPAEPGAVRYLQQHYQDMLSSVPEVSLLPLEGGDISGFRVSGEPGRCQAVADFLQSLLDSVASHPAALRFPGVARFLWDVAGQSLLQQLESRFQCVIQLDGEPWSPPDPQLELEELLPPSREPRPHSWHQDLPEGHNAAADGDGDGGGHGFHSSAEEIQEVLAALRPSDTDSRGSPDPWPDTVPGDERDPNAAFICAAGGDGAKELLLDTGVEEEEEEVQMALAIQYSMDHARHEQEELARATALSLRSYSREQEQEQAQEDARLLAALEASLEEVLQAADAARVTVFCSSERDASAAARELERALAEQQRAQDVASERLRALPAAGHCALALLRCRHAVQLSLRGDTATLRGFADYTAPAARELASLLHRLPLPGQCQGSAMTRSAATAATAATAATAHWVRWDPSGTAVLYAPEAAALLEQAWSRQEHRLDLVLDGRPFTVDLEHMEEFDIGSARAVPVSRSQPPLDSTFFLLAGPEVAGLEEEVRLMALAEDSEEFADTVRHFCSTLEELHSQISVVQVQKLIHPVLYKQYQLKKGSVKRACAAGTTVERVLFHGTTKASSCEICLHGFNRSFCGKNATLYGCGVYFAARAAISARDRYSPPSANGTKFIFVAKVLTGEFAAGQPGLQAPPLREGSAAPRRFHSVVDDPRQPDIFVIFNDTQAYPQYLITCRSRHGGPL from the exons ATGGCCGGGGGGGTGCTGGAGGTGCGGGGGGTCCCCCCCGACGCCCccgaggagctgctggtgctgtacTTCGAGAGCCGGCGGCGCTCGGGCGGGGGGCCCGTGCAGAGCTGCCAGCGCCTCgggcccctcctcttcctcaccttCGAGGACCCCCAGG ATGCACAGAACGTGTTGGCCCACGGCAGCCACAGGCTCGGGGGGGCCGAGCTGGGGGTGCGCCCGGCccccccctgggacccctgccACCTGCTGCTGCGGGGTCTGGAGCCCGGGACCCCCTCTGAGCACCTGGGGACCCTGCTGGGGGTGTCccctggcactgtcaccctgtGCCAGCGCTCGGTGCCCGGCTGGAGCCTGCTGCGGCTGCAggaccccctgagccccccag AGCTGGCATCGGCGGAGCAGCGGGCACGGCGGCAGGGGCTGGCGCTGCTGCGGGTGCCACGGAGCCCCGCGGTGCTGgtgagggcagcggggccggtGCTGGGCCGGGACCTGCTCGAGCTCTACTTTGAGAACCGGcgcagcggcggcggccgcgtCAGCGACGTGCGGCTGCTGCCAGGGGGACGCGGGGCCATCGTCACCTTCCAGGAGCCGGCAG ACGCAGAGCGGGTGCTGCAGAGGCCACACCGGCTTCAGGACACGGTGCTGGAGCTCACTCCCCACTTTCccttcctggagctgctggaggagaacACGGACGTGCCCCTGGATGCTGTCCCCGCTCCGGACAGGGCCTCTCCTCCTGACGTGGAGCCCCTGCTGGTCAGGGAGCCCTTGCTGGACACAGATTGCCCGCCGGACTCAGTGCCATCCTCAGACCCCACCGTGGCACACACGAACCCCACACCAGACACAGCGCCAGCACCGGCAGCACCAGCATCACACCCAGGGCCGGGGCAGCCCCCAAACACCTTCCCcagcagggacaaggacacAGAGGGgttcagggctgtgcccagccaggcCCAAGCCCCCAGGCCCCTGTCAGTGGTGGTGCCAGAGCCGGTGCCAGCGGTGTCGGTGCAGGATGAGGTGCTGGTGCCAGCGGAGCCGGGAGCCGTGCGCTACCTGCAGCAGCACTACCAGGACATGCTCAGCAGCGTCCCCgaagtgtccctgctgccactggAGGGGGGGGACATCTCTGGGTTCCGG GTGAGCGGGGAGCCAGGCCGGTGCCAGGCCGTGGCGGATttcctgcagagcctgctggaCTCTGTGGCCTCGCACCCCGCAGCCCTGCGCTTCCCTGGCGTTGCCCGCTTCCTGTGGGACGTGGCtgggcagagcctcctgcagcagctggagagccGCTTCCAGTGCGTCATCCAGCTGGACGGTGAACCCTGGAGCCCTCCAGATCCCCAG ctggagctggaggagctgctgcccccaAGCAGGGAGCCTCGGCCACACTCCTGGCACCAGGACCTGCCTGAGGGCCACAATGCCGCTGCTGATGGCGATGGTGATGGTGGTGGCCACGGCTTCCATTCCAGCGCAG aggAGATccaggaggtgctggcagcGCTGCGCCCGAGTGACACCGACAGCCGTGGCAGCCCCGACCCGTGGCCTGACACCGTCCCTGGTGATGAGCGGGACCCCAACGCCGCGTTCATCTGTGCGGCCGGTGGGGACGGTgccaaggagctgctgttggacaccggcgtggaggaggaggaggaggaggtgcagATGGCTCTGGCCATCCAGTACTCCATGGACCACGCGAGACacgagcaggaggagctggcgCGCGCCACGGCTCTGTCCCTGCGCTCCTACAGccgggagcaggagcaggagcaggctcAGGAGGATGCCAGGCTGCTGGCCGCGCTGGAGGCCTCGCtggaggaggtgctgcaggcGGCGGACGCGGCGCGGGTGACGGTGTTCTGCTCCTCCGAGCGGGACGCCTCGGCGGCGGCGCGGGAGCTGGAGCGGGCGCTGGCGGAGCAGCAGCGGGCGCAGGACGTGGCAAGCGAGCGGCTGCGGGCGCTGCCGGCCGCCGGCCACTGCGCGCTGGCCCTGCTGCGGTGCCGGCACGCCGTGCAGCTCAGCCTGCGCGGGGACACCGCCACGCTGCGCGGCTTCGCCGACTACACGGCCCCAGCCGCCCGAGAGCTCGCCTCGCTGCTCCACCGCCTGCCAttgccagggcagtgccagggcagtgccatgACCCGCTCCGCTGCCACCGCTGccaccgccgccaccgccgccacTGCGCACTGGGTGCGCTGGGACCCCTCTGGCACCGCTGTCCTCTACGCCCCCGAGGCAGCGGCGCTGCTGGAGCAGGCCTGGTCGCGCCAGGAGCACCGGCTGGATCTGGTGCTGGATGGGCGACCCTTCACCGTGGATTTGGAGCACATGGAGGAGTTCGACATCGGCAGTGCCCGCGCCGTGCCCGTCTCCCGCAGCCAGCCCCCGCTGGACAGCACCTTCTTCCTGCTCG CAGGGCCAGaggtggctgggctggaggaggaggtgcGGCTGATGGCGCTGGCTGAGGACTCAGAGGAGTTCGCTGACACAGTGCGCCACTTCTGCAGCActctggaggagctgcacagccagATCAGCGTCgtgcag GTGCAGAAGCTGATCCATCCAGTGCTGTACAAGCAGTACCAGCTGAAGAAGGGCAGCGTGAAGCGCGCCTGCGCCGCCGGCACCACCGTGGAGCGCGTCCTCTTCCACGGCACCACCAAGGCCTCCAGCTGCGAGATCTGCCTGCACGGCTTCAACCGCAGCTTCTGCGGGAAGAACG CCACGCTCTACGGCTGCGGCGTTTACTTCGCGGCGCGCGCGGCCATCTCGGCGCGGGACCGCTACTCGCCGCCCAGCGCCAACGGCACCAAGTTCATCTTCGTGGCCAAGGTGCTGACCGGGGAGTTCGCGGCCGGGCAGCCGGGGCTGCAGGCACCCCCTCTGCGCGAGGGCTCCGCGGCGCCCCGGCGCTTCCACAGCGTGGTGGATGACCCGCGGCAGCCCGACATCTTCGTCATCTTCAACGACACCCAGGCCTACCCGCAGTACCTCATCACCTGCCGCAGCCGCCACGGGGGCCCCCTCTGA